From a region of the Micropterus dolomieu isolate WLL.071019.BEF.003 ecotype Adirondacks linkage group LG21, ASM2129224v1, whole genome shotgun sequence genome:
- the cmklr1 gene encoding chemokine-like receptor 1, with translation MDYLDDYELDYNYTSENNITPHEELVFRHKSTCLKEGSCMSLLLVSVVIFLLGFFGNALVIWISGFKMKKTVNTTWYLSLAISDFVFCAFLPFNIAHMVMEEWIFGHFMCKFVPFIMFLNMFSSIFLLVVISVDRCVSVVFPVWAQNCRTVKKASIVVFVAWLLAIALSFPSVIFRDVGTHLGRTICLNNYTSNQHSHKIVAGSRFLAGFIVPFTIIIICYSVIILRLRTSRMTKSSKPLKVMTALVAAFFICWLPYHVFILLELDHQNLDQGILIIGLKVGTSLAAANSFLNPVLYVFMGNDFKQKFKSSVLSKMENAMGDEGRTTSRYLSRSSSMDARASTHI, from the coding sequence ATGGATTATTTAGATGATTATGAATTAGACTATAACTACACTTCCGAAAACAATATCACTCCACACGAGGAGCTAGTTTTTCGGCACAAATCGACTTGTTTAAAAGAAGGGTCATGTATGTCTTTGCTCTTGGTCAGCGTGGTCATTTTTCTGCTGGGCTTCTTTGGAAATGCTTTGGTCATCTGGATTTCTGGCTTCAAGATGAAGAAGACGGTCAACACAACCTGGTACCTGAGCCTTGCGATCTCCGACTTTGTCTTCTGCGCCTTCCTCCCATTCAACATCGCCCACATGGTGATGGAGGAGTGGATCTTTGGCCACTTCATGTGCAAATTTGTCCCCTTCATTATGTTCCTCAACATGTTCAGCAGCATCTTCCTCCTGGTTGTCATCAGCGTTGACCGCTGCGTGTCAGTGGTGTTTCCGGTTTGGGCCCAGAACTGTCGCACTGTCAAAAAGGCAtccattgttgtttttgtggccTGGCTTCTCGCAATCGCACTGAGCTTTCCCTCTGTGATCTTTCGGGATGTTGGCACTCACCTGGGTAGGACCATTTGCTTGAACAATTATACGTCAAACCAACACAGTCACAAGATTGTGGCAGGGAGCCGCTTCCTTGCAGGGTTTATTGTCCCgttcaccatcatcatcatctgctaCTCTGTCATCATCCTCAGACTTCGAACCAGCAGGATGACTAAATCCTCCAAACCACTCAAAGTCATGACTGCACTCGTGGCTGCTTTCTTCATCTGCTGGCTGCCCTATCACGTGTTCATCCTGCTTGAGCTGGACCACCAAAACCTTGACCAGGGCATTTTAATCATTGGACTCAAAGTAGGCACTTCTTTGGCAGCGGCGAACAGTTTCCTCAACCCAGTGTTGTATGTTTTCATGGGCAATGACTTCAAGCAGAAGTTCAAGAGCTCTGTGCTCTCAAAGATGGAGAACGCGATGGGAGATGAAGGCCGCACCACCAGCCGATACCTGTCCAGGTCCAGCTCCATGGACGCCAGAGCTTCTACACACATCTAG